The following proteins are encoded in a genomic region of Ananas comosus cultivar F153 linkage group 25, ASM154086v1, whole genome shotgun sequence:
- the LOC109703550 gene encoding phytosulfokine receptor 1-like — MGNRGLPCFSSLLLLLLFAPLCCSQSQQSCDSSDLNALQGFVEGLQSSDLGWSFNGSSSSDCCNWVGISCDLGSALVKRVIGLDLSKKSLKGSVSSSLGGLDQLKLLNLSYNSLRGPVPVELFHLPHLELLDLSTNMLSGLIPAESNLSSIQVFNISFNSFNGTHPIFAGSSNLSVYDVSLNRFWGPVDTGICNSSDSIKVLRFSANMFSGEFPAGFGNCSSLSELLLDANGLTGTLPDDLFTLSSLTKLNLQGNSLSGTVSTNIGNLSNLVHVDISSNNFSGVIPDVFDRLNKLECFSALCNILTGGLPPSLSSCSTLTTISLRNNSLRGTIDLNFTTLPRLNILDLGSNLFSGPIPPDLPNCTQMTTLNLARNNLVGEIPSSFKNFTSLSDLSLTGNNFANLFSALQILQNLPNLKNLVFTKNFRGGESMPSEGIQGFANTEVFVIANCALSGSIPPWLVNLSKLKVLDISWNHLTGTIPVWLGNLDNLFYLDISNNSLTGEIPTSLTLMKSLIYGNSSLERTASQDFPFFIKRNSSGKGLQYNQVSSFPPSIILSNNKLVGSILPGFNDLVKLHVLDLSWNNISGTIPDLSGMSSLESLDLSHNHLTGTIPLSLTRLNFLSYFNVAYNNLVGEIPTGGQFSTFSKEDFQGNPGLCGIHLIPCPKNASSQVDSTKHKKKGTIVGLAIGIGAGIASLIIATYIIVLRIRSRKREDNAKVVADLDYSLELAGSRLVLLFQNKESKELSINDILKSTENFDQSRIIGCGGFGLVYKATLPDGSKVAIKRLSGDYCQMEREFHAEVETLSRAQHTNLVLLQGYCRIGNDRLLIYSFMENGSLDYWLHEKVEGGAVLDWGKRIQIAQGAARGLAYLHQSCDPHILHRDIKSSNILLDENFEAHLADFGLARLILPYDTHVTTDLVGTLGYIPPEYGQSAVATYKGDVYSFGVVLLELLTGRRPVDMCKPKGSRDVVSWVIQMKKEKKGMEVIDPHIYDKENNNEVMRMLEIACLCVSDSPKLRPLSQQLLAWLEEIGC, encoded by the coding sequence ATGGGAAACAGGGGACTCCCCTgcttctcctccctcctcctcttgCTCCTCTTCGCTCCCCTCTGCTGTTCCCAGAGCCAACAAAGCTGCGACTCGAGCGATTTGAATGCGCTCCAGGGCTTTGTGGAAGGGCTCCAATCGAGTGATCTTGGGTGGAGCTTTAATGGGTCGTCCTCTTCAGATTGCTGTAATTGGGTTGGGATATCATGTGATTTGGGCTCTGCTCTGGTGAAGAGGGTGATTGGTTTGGATCTGTCCAAGAAGAGTTTAAAGGGCTCCGTCTCTTCTTCTCTGGGCGGATTAGATCAATTGAAGCTGCTCAATCTCTCCTACAATTCCCTTCGTGGACCGGTTCCTGTGGAGCTATTCCATCTCCCCCACTTGGAGCTCCTTGATCTTAGTACGAACATGTTATCTGGGCTTATCCCTGCAGAATCGAACCTATCGTCGATTCAGGTATTCAACATCTCCTTCAATTCATTCAACGGCACGCACCCGATCTTCGCCGGATCGAGCAATCTATCAGTCTACGACGTCAGCTTGAACCGCTTCTGGGGCCCCGTCGATACAGGTATCTGCAATTCCTCTGATTCCATTAAAGTGCTTCGGTTCTCGGCGAACATGTTCTCCGGCGAGTTCCCTGCCGGCTTCGGGAACTGCAGTTCCCTTTCCGAGCTCTTGCTCGATGCAAATGGCCTTACCGGAACTTTGCCCGATGATCTCTTTACACTATCCTCGTTGACCAAACTAAACCTCCAGGGGAATTCACTATCTGGTACTGTGAGCACAAACATTGGAAACCTTTCCAACCTTGTCCATGTAGATATTTCCTCCAATAACTTTTCCGGGGTGATCCCGGATGTATTTGATAGATTAAATAAGCTAGAGTGCTTTAGTGCTTTATGCAATATACTCACTGGGGGTTTACCCCCTTCTTTGTCTAGTTGTTCAACACTCACTACTATTAGCTTGAGAAATAACTCTCTTCGGGGGACCATCGATCTCAACTTTACAACCTTGCCGAGGTTAAACATCCTCGACCTCGGATCGAATTTGTTTTCCGGACCTATCCCTCCCGATCTGCCCAATTGCACGCAAATGACCACCTTAAATCTTGCTAGAAACAATCTTGTTGGCGAAATACCCTCTAGCTTCAAGAACTTCACCTCCCTGTCCGATCTCTCGCTCACCGGAAACAACTTCGCCAACTTATTCTCGGCACTACAAATCCTACAAAACTTGCCCAATCTTAAAAACCTTGTGTTCACTAAGAACTTTCGCGGTGGTGAGTCAATGCCGTCCGAAGGGATTCAAGGATTTGCTAACACGGAAGTCTTTGTCATTGCGAATTGTGCTCTTTCGGGTTCTATCCCGCCGTGGTTGGTGAATCTGAGCAAATTGAAGGTCTTGGACATTTCCTGGAACCATTTAACCGGGACGATCCCTGTATGGTTGGGAAACCTGGACAATCTCTTCTACTTGGACATATCGAATAATTCGCTCACCGGAGAAATTCCTACTAGTTTAACACTCATGAAGAGCCTCATCTACGGTAACTCATCGCTAGAAAGGACGGCATCACAAGATTTTCCCTTTTTCATCAAGAGAAATTCGAGTGGGAAGGGTCTACAATACAATCAAGTTAGCAGCTTTCCACCGTCGATAATTTTGAGCAACAATAAGCTTGTTGGGTCGATCTTGCCTGGGTTTAACGACCTTGTGAAGCTCCATGTGTTGGATTTGAGTTGGAACAATATCTCGGGAACTATTCCCGATTTGTCGGGCATGTCGAGTTTAGAATCCTTGGATTTATCGCACAACCATCTCACCGGTACCATACCACTATCTTTGACGAGGTTGAATTTTCTTTCTTACTTCAATGTGGCCTACAACAATTTAGTTGGAGAAATCCCAACAGGAGGCCAGTTCTCAACTTTCTCTAAAGAAGACTTTCAAGGAAATCCTGGCCTATGTGGCATTCACTTGATTCCTTGCCCAAAAAACGCCTCTTCGCAGGTGGATAGTACGAAGCATAAGAAAAAAGGCACGATAGTCGGATTGGCAATTGGAATCGGAGCGGGGATCGCTTCCCTTATCATTGCTACATATATAATCGTTTTGAGAATTCGGTCTAGGAAAAGAGAAGATAATGCGAAGGTCGTGGCAGACCTCGATTATAGCTTAGAGTTGGCTGGGTCGAGATTGGTTCTACTGTTTCAGAACAAGGAGAGCAAGGAGCTGAGCATAAATGATATACTGAAGTCCACCGAGAACTTTGATCAGTCTCGCATTATCGGATGCGGCGGCTTTGGGTTGGTCTACAAAGCAACTTTACCGGACGGAAGTAAGGTGGCTATCAAACGGCTTTCCGGCGATTATTGTCAGATGGAGAGGGAATTCCATGCCGAGGTCGAAACCCTTTCAAGAGCCCAGCACACGAATCTTGTTCTGCTCCAAGGGTATTGCAGGATCGGCAATGACCGGCTCCTGATCTATTCGTTCATGGAGAACGGGAGTTTGGACTACTGGCTTCATGAAAAGGTAGAAGGGGGTGCGGTCCTCGACTGGGGCAAGCGAATTCAAATAGCACAAGGGGCCGCGAGGGGTTTAGCATACTTGCACCAATCTTGCGACCCTCATATCCTACATCGGGATATTAAGTCTAGTAACATCTTGCTAGATGAGAATTTCGAGGCACACTTGGCGGATTTCGGGCTCGCGAGGCTAATTTTGCCCTACGATACACATGTTACTACCGATCTCGTCGGGACTTTGGGATATATTCCTCCTGAATATGGGCAATCTGCGGTCGCGACGTATAAAGGCGATGTGTATAGTTTTGGGGTTGTTTTGCTAGAGTTACTTACAGGGAGGAGGCCCGTGGACATGTGTAAGCCGAAAGGAAGTAGGGATGTTGTTTCTTGGGTAATTCAgatgaagaaggaaaagaagggaaTGGAGGTCATCGACCCGCATATATATGATAAGGAGAACAATAATGAGGTTATGAGAATGCTCGAGATTGCGTGCCTCTGTGTTAGTGACTCCCCTAAATTGAGGCCTTTGTCGCAACAATTACTCGCATGGCTTGAGGAAATCGGTTGTTGA